GTCTGGAAGCCGTGGTCGTTCAGTTCGTTCAGCGCCCGCGCCAGATTCTGCACGGTGACCATTGGCACCAGCTCGAGCGCGCCGGAGGCGGACTTCGCCAGCACACCGGTCGCCTCCGGGCTGTGCCGCGCGGTGGTGACGATCGCCTTCACCGCAAACGCCGCAGCCGAGCGCAGGATGGCGCCGACATTGTGCGGGTCGGTGATCTGGTCGAGCACCAGCACGATGCCCTCCTGCGGCAGCGTGTCGATGCCGGGCGAGGGCAGGGGATCGGCCTCGGCCAACAGGCCCTGATGCACGGCATCGGGCGTCAGGCGCCGGTCGATGTCGCCGGGCCGGACGATCTCCGGGGTGACCCGTGTCGCGATGTTTTCCTCGGCAAGCCGCCGCGCCGCGTTCTCGGTGAGGTAAAGCTTGCGGATATGGCGGTCCGGGTTGGCAAGCGCGGCCGCCACCGTGTGCCAGCCATACAGAATCACCGGTCCGTCGGAACCGGATTCGCGTTCTCGCCGAGCCGCCGGGCGGGCGAATTTCGGCCCTTTTTGGAAGGGTTTACCGCCCTTGCCTCGGAAATTGGGTCTGCGGTCGCGATCGCTCATGTGAGGCTTGTGTCACGGCTCCCGAATATTGGCAATTTAACCGGCAAATAGGCGGCCCGCTTGGTTGACTTTGGGGACCGCATTCCCCCATAAACGCGCCCGACCGCGCACCCGCTTCGGGTCGGCCGGTTATCAGCGTCATTTCGATGACCCGGTCCGCCGCCACTCGCGCGGCCGGTCCGACGCTGTTGGACGGGGGAGTGTCCCGAGTGGCAAAGGGAGCTGACTGTAAATCAGCCGCCTCATGGCTTCGCAGGTTCGAGTCCTGCCTCCCCCACCACGCTTCGCCCTGACGGGCTACGCGTGGCGCAGCCACGCTTGGCCCGTCAGGGCGAAGCGTGTCCGGCGTAGCTTGAGCGCTAGCGAAAGCGAAGACGGACTGGCCGAGGCCAGCAAAACCCCATCGTAGCGAAACGAGCGAAGGCTGCCACGCCGAAGCCCAGAGGGCGAAGGCGGGCCGTGTCCGTAATCGCTCTGATTGTCCCGATGCGATCCGCAATGGTAAGCATCCATCGAACGGGATGGATGGTCAGAAATCGGGCGGAGCAATGCGGCCGGAGCTACGGGCATTGACTGGGCTGCGCGGCGTGGCGGCGATGGCCGTCGCGCTTGCTCACTTTCAGCTATTTTATCCCAGCTACGCCAACGCCCCGATCATGTGGGGCAACGCCGTCGACCTGTTCTTCGTTCTCAGCGGCTTTACGCTGTCCTACGTCTATCGCCGCGAGGACTTCCAGTTCTCCAGCTTTTTGACGGCTCGCATCGCCAGGATCTATCCGCTCTACATTCTCACCACGGTAGTCGCCGGCGCAGCCATTGCTTTGCCGCTGCAGCTTGATCCGACGACCTACCCGCTCAAGAACGCGATATCGGACTTCGTGCTTCAGGCCTTGATGCTGAACGCGTGGCCTTTCGGATCCGCCGTTCATTGGAACGTTGCGGCATGGTCGATATCCTCCGAATGGTTCTGCTACCTCGTACTGTTCCCGCTGTTGCTCTATCAGAAGGCGGCAAGGTCGGCAGCAATGCGGCTGCTCTGCATCGTCGTGCTGTCGGCAACGTCTTATTCGATCTTCGTGCGCTGTTTCGACGGCAATCTCGGCGCTGCCCGGATCTACCATTCGGAAAGCCAATGGAGCTACTGGGTCGCTCTTCTCCGAGGGGTGTTCGGCTTCACGGCCGGCTGGGTCGTCTTCGCGTGCTACGAACGGCGTGACGGGCTCTACACCTTCTGCACACGGGCCTCCACGTTGATCTGGTCGATCGTGATCCTCACGGTCGTCCTGGCGTACCGCGATCTCGTCAACCCGCAGGCGCTGGTGTTCCTCCATCCATTCGTCGTGCTTGCCGCGACCGACCAGGCATCGGCCACGTCGCGCCTGCTGGGATCAAGGCCGCTGCATTTTCTGGGCGTGATTTCGTACTCGATCTACATGATGCATTACATCCTCTTCGTCGGTTTCCTTGCTGCGCTCGGTCCGCCGAACACCTGGTCACCTCTCACCTATGTCCTGGCGGCTGCGATGTCTCTTGCCGTCTTGGCTGGCAGCTATTTCCTGATCGAACGGCCGGCACGCGATGCCATCCGCAATCTCCAACGCATGCGCCAGGCAACAGCGAGCACGTGATCGCGCGCCAATTCCCACTCCATCCGCGCGCACATCTCTACCCGCGTGGCGCCGCCGCCAGCACGACTTACCCCCGCAACCCCCGCCGCAGCAGCTTGGCGAAATCCTGCGCCATCTGCGACGGCGCCTCGTGCGTCGGGGAGAGGATCGCGATCTGGTACTGGACCTTCGGCTTGAACGGGCGGATGACGAGGCCCTCGGTGAAGGGCTTGCTCACCACGGGATCGACGATGCCGACGCCGCGGCCCTCGGCGACGAGCTGGCAGGCGGTCGAGAAGAATTCGGTCTCCGCGACCACGTTCCAGCGCGCGCCATATTCGGAGAAGGCGGATGCCAGCTGCTGGTAGATCGGATCGCCGCGAAACAGCGTGACGAACGGGACGCCGTCGAGGTCGTCTGGGGTGATCTGCTTCAGCTTCGCAAGCGGGTGGGCGTGCGGCAGCATGCACATGCACTCATACGAGAACACCTCCATATGCGAGGTCGGATAATCCAGCGGCAGCTCGGCGATCGCGAGATCGAATTGCTGGGTCGAGATCAGCTCGCGGACCGTCGCGGAATTCCGCGTGATGATCTTGATCTGCAGCTCGGGTCTGTTCTTGGCGAACTGCGACAGCAGCCGCGGCAGCAGATTGATCGAAATGCTCGGATAGGCCGCGATCGCGAGGTGACCGCGCCGCCCGGACCTGATCTCGGCCGCAACGCGCGATGCGTTCTCGGCAGCTTCGAGGGCGCGAGCCGCCTCGACATAGAACAGCCTGGCTTCCGGGGTCGGTTGCAGGCGGCCGCCGCGGCGCAGGAAGAGGTTGAGGCCGGTCT
This Bradyrhizobium sp. CCBAU 53421 DNA region includes the following protein-coding sequences:
- the rlmB gene encoding 23S rRNA (guanosine(2251)-2'-O)-methyltransferase RlmB yields the protein MSDRDRRPNFRGKGGKPFQKGPKFARPAARRERESGSDGPVILYGWHTVAAALANPDRHIRKLYLTENAARRLAEENIATRVTPEIVRPGDIDRRLTPDAVHQGLLAEADPLPSPGIDTLPQEGIVLVLDQITDPHNVGAILRSAAAFAVKAIVTTARHSPEATGVLAKSASGALELVPMVTVQNLARALNELNDHGFQTVGLDSEGSEDLGKVQLQQPLALVLGAEGKGLRQLTRETCRVVARLDMPGEIKSLNVSNACVLALYIGASRLGLM
- a CDS encoding acyltransferase, whose amino-acid sequence is MTGLRGVAAMAVALAHFQLFYPSYANAPIMWGNAVDLFFVLSGFTLSYVYRREDFQFSSFLTARIARIYPLYILTTVVAGAAIALPLQLDPTTYPLKNAISDFVLQALMLNAWPFGSAVHWNVAAWSISSEWFCYLVLFPLLLYQKAARSAAMRLLCIVVLSATSYSIFVRCFDGNLGAARIYHSESQWSYWVALLRGVFGFTAGWVVFACYERRDGLYTFCTRASTLIWSIVILTVVLAYRDLVNPQALVFLHPFVVLAATDQASATSRLLGSRPLHFLGVISYSIYMMHYILFVGFLAALGPPNTWSPLTYVLAAAMSLAVLAGSYFLIERPARDAIRNLQRMRQATAST
- a CDS encoding LysR family transcriptional regulator, with the protein product MRLRQLECFRALMLHGTMTRAAELLGMSQPGISTMIAGLEHETGLNLFLRRGGRLQPTPEARLFYVEAARALEAAENASRVAAEIRSGRRGHLAIAAYPSISINLLPRLLSQFAKNRPELQIKIITRNSATVRELISTQQFDLAIAELPLDYPTSHMEVFSYECMCMLPHAHPLAKLKQITPDDLDGVPFVTLFRGDPIYQQLASAFSEYGARWNVVAETEFFSTACQLVAEGRGVGIVDPVVSKPFTEGLVIRPFKPKVQYQIAILSPTHEAPSQMAQDFAKLLRRGLRG